From the Microbacterium sp. W4I4 genome, one window contains:
- a CDS encoding AraC family transcriptional regulator: MLVRDGFPGQRLRVLPPPIASAALAAPITERLLVTDAGFFPHAADHGRVRPSGARQTIVIICTAGAGRVILDGTTHRVAAGDAVIIPARRAHMYVADQSDPWSIWWMHVAGEDVADLLPEPEDRSASPVLRLHDVYAATALITQVVEKLDVDDTAASLYEASGAAWHLLAHLRADRLRGGSGSGSRVHAAMSYLRENLGTRAGVTELAEMANLSPSHFAALFKSATGMGVIEYLTRLRSARARELLLTTRLSVQDIAEAVGYTDPYYFSRQFRRVNGVSPRTFRAGHLEEALEQSVRESLETLQFQPSQS; this comes from the coding sequence ATGCTCGTCCGCGATGGATTCCCCGGGCAGCGCCTGCGCGTGCTGCCCCCGCCGATAGCGTCCGCTGCGCTCGCGGCCCCGATCACGGAGCGGCTGCTCGTGACCGATGCCGGCTTCTTCCCGCACGCGGCGGACCACGGCCGGGTGCGGCCGTCGGGAGCCAGGCAGACGATCGTCATCATCTGCACCGCGGGCGCGGGGCGCGTCATCCTGGACGGCACGACGCACCGCGTCGCGGCGGGGGATGCCGTGATCATCCCCGCGCGCAGGGCGCACATGTACGTCGCCGATCAGAGTGATCCGTGGAGCATCTGGTGGATGCACGTGGCGGGCGAGGATGTCGCCGACCTGCTGCCCGAGCCGGAGGACCGGTCGGCATCCCCGGTGCTTCGCCTGCACGACGTCTACGCGGCGACGGCGCTGATCACGCAGGTGGTCGAGAAGCTCGACGTCGACGACACGGCCGCCTCGCTCTATGAGGCATCCGGCGCGGCCTGGCACCTGCTCGCGCACCTGCGCGCCGACCGGCTGCGCGGCGGCAGCGGATCCGGCTCGCGCGTGCACGCCGCCATGTCGTATCTGCGCGAGAACCTGGGCACGAGGGCGGGAGTCACCGAGCTCGCCGAGATGGCGAATCTCAGCCCTTCGCATTTCGCCGCGCTTTTCAAGTCCGCGACGGGCATGGGGGTCATCGAGTACCTCACCCGACTGCGCAGTGCCCGGGCCCGCGAGCTGCTGCTGACGACCCGACTGAGCGTGCAGGACATCGCCGAAGCCGTCGGCTACACCGACCCCTACTACTTCTCGCGACAGTTCCGCCGGGTGAACGGCGTCTCCCCCCGCACGTTCCGTGCCGGTCACCTCGAAGAGGCGTTGGAGCAGTCTGTAAGAGAATCCCTGGAGACCCTGCAATTTCAGCCCTCCCAGTCGTAA